AAGCCAACCGCCTGCCAGGCGGCAATCAGCCTGCCGGTGCGTTCAGCTACGTCTTTAAACCAGAGGAAGTCGCGCTCTGACTCGTTAATCAATTCCGGCCAGTGGTGACACTGAACGTAGTCCAAAAACCGCCTAAGCTGTTCCTGCTGTCCGGTATAGAAAAAGTGTTCGAAGTGACCAAAACGAATGTGACTCGGCGCAATGCGCATCATCATGGAACCGCGCTCCACCGTTTCGCGGTAGACCGGCTCATCGCTTGCAACAATAGTCAGTGCGCGAGTAGTAGGGATCCCCAAACCGTGCAGCGCCTCAGAGGCGAGAAACTCCCTCACCGTAGAACGCAAAACTGCCCTACCGTCTCCCATTCGGGAGTAAGGGGTCAGCCCTGCGCCTTTTAAGTGCCAGTCCAGCCTGGTGCCGCTTTTGGTGACCTGCTCCCCCAGTAAAATGCCGCGCCCGTCCCCCAGTTGCCCTGCCCACGCGCCGAACTGATGACCGCTGTAAACCTGTGCCAGTGGCTGCATCCCCGGCAGCAGCGTCTCTCCAGCCCACACGCCTGAGTTTTCCGGCTCAAACAGCGCAGAAGGTAAATCCAGCTCTACCGCCAGCGGCTCGCTGTGGTACAGCAGCCGGGCGCCTTTAAGAGGCGTGGGTGACAGTGCTGTATAGCATCCCGGCAGTTCGTCAAAGTAGCTGTGAACAAATTGAGGCATTATTCTCTCTGCTTTTTCTAGGCATCTGAAAGCAGTGTAGAGCGCAAAGCCCATAATTAACACGGACGAAAAATAGGGAAATAGGCGGTAATTTCACTCTGAACCTACGGCGACGCAGGTTTAACGAAAGCGTAAAATGTTAAAATTATGTACAAGCGCACAATTTGACGGTTAACTCTGCTAACCCGAGGTGATTTAGTGGTAGACTCTGGCTCTGTCATTTTCCTTCAGCGATAGTGCTGCCGTAGCGCCTCAAAACGGCGCATATTTCCCCCCTTTTTGGGTAGAGAAATGCTGACGCGAATCTGGCCTGATATTATACTGCCTCGGTGTTGTCGCAAAGACAGAATGCTGAATTAAAGACTAGACGAATCAAAGCGATATCGGATATGCCCAAGATGCCCAAAAAAGCGCCGGAAGCGGCCAGTTTTGAAACTGCCCTCAGCGAGCTGGAACAGATTGTTAACCGACTTGAAAACGGCGACCTTCCGCTGGAAGATGCCCTGAACGAATTTGAACGCGGGGTTCAACTGGCGCGTCAGGGGCAGCAGCAGCTACAGCAGGCGGAGCAGCGCGTCCATATTTTACTCAGTGGCGATCCTGAAGCGCCACTGACGCCGTTTAATCCGGATGAAGCCTGATGACTACTTTCCTACAGCTTCAGTCCGTCTATCGCCAGCGCGTCGACAGCGCCCTTGAGCGCTACCTTTCCGAGCTGCCAGAGCCTCAGTCACCGCTGGTTGAAGCCATGCGCTACGGAGCCCTGCTGGGGGGAAAGCGTCTGCGTCCGTTTTTGGTTTACGCCACGGGAAAGATGCTGGGGCTGTCTACCGAAACGCTGGACGCCCCGGCAGCAGCCATTGAATGCATTCACGCCTATTCGCTGATCCACGATGATTTACCCGCCATGGACGACGACGACCTTCGCCGTGGGCAGCCAACCTGCCACATCAAGTTTGGCGAAGCCCATGCGATTTTAGCGGGTGACGCACTGCAAACGCTGGCATTTTCTATCCTTTGCGATGCCAACATGGCTGACGTCACTACTGCCGATCGCGTCGCCATGCTGAGCGAGCTGGCACAGGCCAGCGGCGCAATGGGCATGTGTGCGGGTCAGGCGCTAGACTTAGAGGCAGAAAAGCGTAAGGTAAACCTGACAGAGCTTGAGCGCATCCATCGTCATAAAACCGGCATGCTGATCCGGGCATCGGTTCGTCTTTCCGCGCTGGCTGCGGGAGCTCGCGCGGCGTCAGCGCTGCCGCTACTGGATCGCTACGCCAGCGCTATCGGTCTGGCATTTCAAGTTCAAGACGATATTCTGGACGTCATCGGCGCTACGGAAAAAACCGGCAAGCGCCAGGGGGCCGACCTCCAGCATGAAAAAAGCACCTACCCTGCCCTGCTGGGCATAGAAGGCGCGCAGGCCAAAGCGTTAGAGCTTTATCAAGAGGCGATAAGCGCCCTGTCTGAGCTCGCGTCGCAGTCCTATGACACGACGGCATTACAGACACTGGCCGGTTTTATTATCGAACGCGATAATTAAGCCGTACTTTTAAGCACACTATTGAACGAGTTTTGGATGAGCCTTGATATAACCCAATACCCTACGCTGGCGTTAGTCAACAGCCCCGACGATTTACGCCTAGTCGCTAAAGAGAATTTGCCCAAGCTGTGTGATGAGCTTCGGCAGTATCTGCTCAACAGCGTAAGCCGTTCCAGCGGGCACTTGGCATCCGGCCTTGGCACGGTAGAACTAACGGTCGCGCTGCACTACGTCTACAATACGCCCTTTGACCACATCGTTTGGGACGTGGGGCATCAGGCCTATCCGCACAAAATTTTGACCGGCCGCCGTGACGATATGCCAAGCATTCGCCAGAAAAACGGCCTGCATCCCTTTCCCTGGCGGGAAGAGAGCGAATACGACGTGCTGTCAGTTGGGCACTCCTCCACCTCTATCAGCGCTGGGCTCGGCATGGCCGTAGCCGCGCAGAAAGAGGGTAAAGGCCGCCGCACC
This DNA window, taken from Leminorella richardii, encodes the following:
- the xseB gene encoding exodeoxyribonuclease VII small subunit, with amino-acid sequence MPKKAPEAASFETALSELEQIVNRLENGDLPLEDALNEFERGVQLARQGQQQLQQAEQRVHILLSGDPEAPLTPFNPDEA
- the ispA gene encoding (2E,6E)-farnesyl diphosphate synthase — its product is MTTFLQLQSVYRQRVDSALERYLSELPEPQSPLVEAMRYGALLGGKRLRPFLVYATGKMLGLSTETLDAPAAAIECIHAYSLIHDDLPAMDDDDLRRGQPTCHIKFGEAHAILAGDALQTLAFSILCDANMADVTTADRVAMLSELAQASGAMGMCAGQALDLEAEKRKVNLTELERIHRHKTGMLIRASVRLSALAAGARAASALPLLDRYASAIGLAFQVQDDILDVIGATEKTGKRQGADLQHEKSTYPALLGIEGAQAKALELYQEAISALSELASQSYDTTALQTLAGFIIERDN